Genomic DNA from Hymenobacter jejuensis:
TGTCAACGGTGTCGAAAGTGCTGGCCGGAAAAGAAGATATTTTATGCGGCCCTGCTTAAGTAGGAGGGCTGAGTCAGGAGTAGCACTCGGCCGGTTTTACGGCGCTCTTCGGCAATTCCTGCGGCGGCCATACGGGCCACAAACTTATGCCGAGACACGGGGAAGCGGTAGCCGAAGTCGGTACAGAACTGCCGATAGTTGCTGTACACTACCGCCGTGTGCTCATACAAGCGGGGGCTAGCTGTGTACTCGAACTCGTCAAGAAATAACTTCACGCTATCCGTTTGAAGCTTATACAAATCGAGTTGCTGCCGGGCGGCTTCGCAATCACTGAACCTTTGTTGAGCCTGTAGTCGCTTCAGGCCGTCTAATACCCAGTTAAATACGCCGGGCAGCTCTTCCTGAATAAGTTTTGTCGCTAAGGTTTTGTCCTGCTCCTCTTCAGGGATGGTGATGGGAAACGGCACGATCAAAAACCGCCGAAAGAAAGCAGGGGTTTGCTCAACTTCAGAAGGCAGCTCATTGCAGTTGAAAATCAACTTGGCGTAATCCGTTAAGATGAAAGGTTGCCCATACGGCAGCCGGGCTTCCACGGGTTCCCCTGAAACCAACTGTTTGAACGTGTCGGCTTCCAACCGGCCGTTTAATTCCGATGCATAGTTCACCAGCTTCGTTCCCAGGTGGGCGCGGGAGTAAGCTGGGTCGCCCGTAAGGGATTTAAGCGAATAATTGCTGATGTTCTCCGGGCCTAGGAGAGCGTTTACAACTTCGAAGAAGACCGATTTACCATTCGCACCCGTACCGTACAGCAGCAGGACTTTCTCCAGCTTTAATTGCGAGGGAGATGCGAATACATACCCTATGTATTCCGCCAGCAATTTCTGGCTAGCAACATCTGGAACAACGCGATTGAGAAACGACTGCCATTGGGGCGCGGTGGCTGCTGGGTCA
This window encodes:
- a CDS encoding DNA primase family protein, producing the protein MQQINDPKSLGMAGCQAKDTQLDAGTPQTFTARLQADAKRRAALPAAVTHEQVLADLLGQVQPVDFRALAELDAERDKLRTAHYVVLVVQELLQLALRNSWGLCQRQGFLYSYNGAYWKQLDEPTLRAFLKKAAEQMGVPRMTARHHGFSEQLYKQFLDTAYLPVPVANSRTVVRINLLNGTFDVGSKAQELRLPMAEDFLTHQLPFAYDPAATAPQWQSFLNRVVPDVASQKLLAEYIGYVFASPSQLKLEKVLLLYGTGANGKSVFFEVVNALLGPENISNYSLKSLTGDPAYSRAHLGTKLVNYASELNGRLEADTFKQLVSGEPVEARLPYGQPFILTDYAKLIFNCNELPSEVEQTPAFFRRFLIVPFPITIPEEEQDKTLATKLIQEELPGVFNWVLDGLKRLQAQQRFSDCEAARQQLDLYKLQTDSVKLFLDEFEYTASPRLYEHTAVVYSNYRQFCTDFGYRFPVSRHKFVARMAAAGIAEERRKTGRVLLLTQPSYLSRAA